The genomic segment TTCCAGCAGCAGCACCGGCGGCGGCAGGGCGGCCTTGCCCAGCCAGGCGAAGAAGGTGTCGGCGGCCTTCTGGTCGTCGAGCGAGCCGACCACCACCGCCAGCCAGTCGTGCTGGCGCGCGCGGCGGACATCCACGTCACCGGCGCTGGAGACCCAGCGGGGTGTCAGGTCCATGAATTCGAGCAGTCCGGCCAGGCGTTCGGCACGGGCGGCGTCGGCGTCGATGACGAGGATGCGGGATTCACTCATGGCGGCGGTCTTTGAATTTTTCGAGGATGGGCAAGACTTCCTGGATGTAGGAAAGCTTGCTGACGAAGTCGTCGGCGCCGGCGCGCATCGCATGTTCGCGGTGTTCCGCGTCGTCGAAGTGGCTGGCGATGACGATGAAGGGCGGTGCGTCCTGCGTCTTGATCAGGCGGGTGGCCTGCAGGCCGCCCATCTCGGGCATGGCCAGGTCCATCAGCACCACGTCCGGACGCAGGGTCTCGGAACGTTCGATGGCCTCCAGGCCATTGCCGGCGCGGCCCACGATGTCCAGCCACTCCACCTTGCGCAGGTGGCGCAGGGCGGCGTTGATGAAACCTTCGTGGTCGTCCACCAGCAGTACGGTGATCTTGCTCATTGCGGTCGCGCTCCGTTATCCGGCCTTGGCCAAGACCGATACGGTAGCGCGTCGGCGTTCCCGGGCGGGAGCGATATCGAGCTGTTCCCGGTACTTGGCCACGGTCCGGCGGGCGATGTGGATGCCCTGGCGGGCCAGCAGGCCGGCGATCGCCTCGTCGGCCAGCGGCTTGCCGGCCGGTTCGGCGTCGATCAGGCGGCGCACCATGGCGCGCACGGCCGGGCCGGACACGCTGGCGCCTTCCAGCCGCACGGCGAAGAAATGCTTCAGCTCGAACGTGCCGCGCGGGGTCTGCATGTACTTGCCGGTGGTGATGCGCGAGACGGTGGACTCGTGCATGCCGATGGTGTCGGCGATCTCCTTGAGCGTCAGCGGGGCCATCGCCTCGTCGCCGTGGGCGAGGAAGCCGGCCTGGCGCTCGACGATGGCGCGCGCGGTGCGCAGAAGGGTGTCGTAGCGGATCGACAGGCCGCGGGTCAGCCAGCGCGCCTCCTGCAGCAGTTCGCGCAGCTTGCCGGCGCCCTCGGAGGGCGCGGCCTGGTCCAGGGCGCGCTCCTGCATGGCGTTGACGCGCAGGCGCGGCGTGGTGGCCGGGTTCAGCGCCACGCGCCAGGCGCAGTCGGCGTGCCAGGCGACCACGTCGGGCATGATGTAGCCGGTCGGGGCGGGGGCCAGCGAGGCGCCCGGACGGGCGTCCAGCGACAGCACCAGGTTCACACCTTCCATGACCTGGTCGATGTCCAGGTCCAGCAGGCGGGCGAGCGCGTCGTATTCGTGGGCGGCCAGCAGCGCCATGCCGTCGGTGACGATGCGGCGGGCGACGTGGCGCGCCGGCACGCGGCCCTGCAGGCAGTCCAGCTGCACCAGCAGGCACTCGCGCACGTCGGCGGCGGCCAGGCCGGGGAACTCGCCGCGCAGCAGGCGCTCGCGAAGCGCCAGCACGGCCGGCACGGTCAGGTCGAAGCGGGCCGAGGCCAGCAGCGCCAGCGCGTCGGGTGCCTGCTCCAGGTAGCCGGCGTCGTTGGTGTGCTCCAGCCAGAA from the Pseudoxanthomonas sp. genome contains:
- a CDS encoding response regulator transcription factor, with the protein product MSKITVLLVDDHEGFINAALRHLRKVEWLDIVGRAGNGLEAIERSETLRPDVVLMDLAMPEMGGLQATRLIKTQDAPPFIVIASHFDDAEHREHAMRAGADDFVSKLSYIQEVLPILEKFKDRRHE
- the rpoN gene encoding RNA polymerase factor sigma-54 — translated: MKTGLSTQLGQQLHLTPQLLQSIRLLQLDGLQLELEVRRALDLNPLLEVEETHDADQAAEIEVLPAQDVAALETAAFDELPESSLWDVPGAGWQDGDEDRMQRVEAGESSDPHVRVLDRLALELDDRSLDVVAFWLEHTNDAGYLEQAPDALALLASARFDLTVPAVLALRERLLRGEFPGLAAADVRECLLVQLDCLQGRVPARHVARRIVTDGMALLAAHEYDALARLLDLDIDQVMEGVNLVLSLDARPGASLAPAPTGYIMPDVVAWHADCAWRVALNPATTPRLRVNAMQERALDQAAPSEGAGKLRELLQEARWLTRGLSIRYDTLLRTARAIVERQAGFLAHGDEAMAPLTLKEIADTIGMHESTVSRITTGKYMQTPRGTFELKHFFAVRLEGASVSGPAVRAMVRRLIDAEPAGKPLADEAIAGLLARQGIHIARRTVAKYREQLDIAPARERRRATVSVLAKAG